A window of Enterobacter ludwigii genomic DNA:
CAGTTGATCTACTGCGCGGGCTGGGCGTTTGGGACGCGGTGCTGACGATGCGTGCTCACCCTTACAGCCGCCTCGAAACGTGGGAGTGGGAAAATGCCCACGTCGCGTTTGATGCCGCTGAACTCAAGCTGCCCCGTCTGGGCTATATGGTGGAAAACAACGTCCTCCAGCAGGCGCTCTGGCAGGCGCTGGAGGCACACCCGAAGGTGACGCTGCGTGTCCCATCGTCACTCAAAGCCTTGCATCGTCATGACAACGGATATCGCCTGACGCTTGATAATGATGATGAATTAGCCGTGAAGCTGGTGGTGGGCGCTGATGGCGCCAACTCTCAGGTCAGAGAGATGGCGGGGATTGGGGTTCATGCCTGGCAGTATCAACAGTCTTGTATGTTGATTACTGTCCAGTGTGAGAATGCGCCAGGAGAGAGCACCTGGCAGCACTTTACGCCGAATGGTCCGCACGCGTTTTTACCGTTGTTCGATAACTGGGCATCGCTGGTGTGGTACGACAAACCGGCGCGTATTCGTCAGTTACAGGGGCTTTCGATGGCGCAACTGCAAGACGAAATTATGCGCCACTTCCCGAGCCGACTGGGATATGTGACGCCGGTTGCGGCAGGAGCATTCCCGCTGACTCGTCGACACGCGTTGCAATATGCCCGCGAAGGGCTGGCTCTGGTAGGAGATGCGGCACATACCATTCACCCGCTGGCA
This region includes:
- the ubiF gene encoding 2-octaprenyl-3-methyl-6-methoxy-1,4-benzoquinol hydroxylase yields the protein MTLQQTEIAVVGGGMVGGALALGLAQQGFEVTVIEQAAPATFDPTAKPDVRISAIGAASVDLLRGLGVWDAVLTMRAHPYSRLETWEWENAHVAFDAAELKLPRLGYMVENNVLQQALWQALEAHPKVTLRVPSSLKALHRHDNGYRLTLDNDDELAVKLVVGADGANSQVREMAGIGVHAWQYQQSCMLITVQCENAPGESTWQHFTPNGPHAFLPLFDNWASLVWYDKPARIRQLQGLSMAQLQDEIMRHFPSRLGYVTPVAAGAFPLTRRHALQYAREGLALVGDAAHTIHPLAGQGVNLGYRDVDALLDVLGSARGHAEDWSSHQVLKRYQTRRMADNFIMQSGMDLFYAGFSNDVGPVRILRNIGLMAAERAGGLKRQALKYALGL